From Faecalicatena sp. Marseille-Q4148:
CCGGACTCATATGCATTGCATTTCTGCGGTTTCTCCGTACCTGAACACTTGCGCGTTTCTTTGGCATCTCCACCGGCTGTTCCTGCTGCGGCAGTATCTCTTCCTTCCGCACTGTATTGCCGTATACATAGTAAGGCTGTCTATTTATTTGTCCTGCATGCCTTCTGTTTGCCACTTTGCACGTCTTCCTTTCTTCTTGTTCTGCCAATCTATCTTCTCTCAAAAATCCGGAGCTTTGCGCTCTTCGAGCGACTGTTTACCGAAAGTTCTTCTTCTCCCGGAAGGATTGGCTTTCTCGTAATTACTTTACCTTTTGATTTCTTACCACACACACAGACCGGAAAATCACTCGGACATGTACATGGATCTTCATTCTTCTTAAAATTGCTCTTCACGATGCGATCTTCCAGCGAATGAAATGTAATAATACAAATCCTTCCACCCGGATTCAGCAGATCGATCATCTCATCCAGCGTATCTCTCAATACATCCAGCTCATGATTCAATTCAATCCGAATTGCCTGAAACGTCCTTTTTGCCGGATGTCCTGATGTTTTCTGTATTTTCATAGGGATTGCATGACTGATAATCTCAGCCAACTCCCCTGTTGTCTCAATCGGACCTTTTTCGCGTGCGAGACAAATATGCTTTGCGATATTCTTCGCAAAACGATCTTCCCCATAGTCCCGGATAATACGAAACAGGTCCTTCTCGGAATAGCCATTGACAATGTCCTTTGCCGTTACAGGCTGACGCCTGTCCATCCTCATGTCCAAAGGAGCATCTGCGCGATAAGAAAAACCTCGCTCTGCTGTATCCAACTGATAAGACGATACACCCAGATCAAGTACGATCCCATCTACTTTGTCAATGCCAAGTTCACGGAGCCGCGACTTCATATCACAATAGTTGCTCCGCACTA
This genomic window contains:
- the rsmH gene encoding 16S rRNA (cytosine(1402)-N(4))-methyltransferase RsmH: MEFNHTSVLLEETVNGLNIKPDGIYVDGTLGGGGHAYEVCKQLSQMGRFIGIDQDEAAIEAAGSRLRDFGEKVTIVRSNYCDMKSRLRELGIDKVDGIVLDLGVSSYQLDTAERGFSYRADAPLDMRMDRRQPVTAKDIVNGYSEKDLFRIIRDYGEDRFAKNIAKHICLAREKGPIETTGELAEIISHAIPMKIQKTSGHPAKRTFQAIRIELNHELDVLRDTLDEMIDLLNPGGRICIITFHSLEDRIVKSNFKKNEDPCTCPSDFPVCVCGKKSKGKVITRKPILPGEEELSVNSRSKSAKLRIFERR